One window of Xylocopa sonorina isolate GNS202 chromosome 9, iyXylSono1_principal, whole genome shotgun sequence genomic DNA carries:
- the Arp8 gene encoding actin-related protein 8 isoform X2 has product MEESRLQVSHTLQSCLQSDGRRRYATPPQQIAAFNRRSNAEISSPCSVEWIKTDKDVVVGDDVLSLNPDDNFNVHFPYRRGELNIHSGPGGSLRSVMADLKTIWEYVLTEKMDIPLRDLKHYRAVLIIPDIYNRQYLKELTTLMLCEIGFGACFLLQDHVAATFGAGLGFACVVDVGDQKTSVSCVEDGISHRNTRVRMDYGGGDITQTFFWLLQKCAFPYKACDPSNKLDALLLNQLKKDFCHVDLNVCGSQEKTFVVRKPKQQTERYTLQVGDECLVAPLSLFQPELFKVSGTHNVHVQRRSMGDPEDPHDENYLRETSRRGIKENLEQTSEMQEETIAPTVAGEEEVVVDAVDSAPITLSNRDIDAPRDFVVGPQQLLGLDHAVLQSIDRCPTDDLKRKMYSCVLVVGSGMKFQGIGMWLHNRISLQIPYMYRAEQLDIITQPKEMDPGMTAWKGAAILSCLESAQELWIGRQEWERTGVRVLRERAPFMW; this is encoded by the exons ATGGAGGAATCACGCCTGCAGGTATCGCACACTTTACAATCTTGTCTCCAATCCGACGGGAGAAGGAGATACGCCACGCCGCCTCAACAGATAGCCGCGTTTAATCGTAGATCGAACGCAGAAATATCTTCTCCTTGTAGCGTCGAATGGATAAAAACTGATAAAGATGTTGTGGTCGGAGACGACGTACTGTCGTTAAATCCAGACGATAATTTTAACGTCCATTTCCCGTATAGGAGAGGAGAGCTCAACATACATTCTGGTCCCGGCGGTAGCCTAAGATCCGTTATGGCTGATTTGAAAACTATTTGGGAGTACGTACTTACGGAGAAGATGGACATCCCTTTAAGGGACTTGAAACATTACCGAGCTGTTCTTATAATTCCCGATATTTATAATAGGCAGTATTTGAAAGAGTTGACAACGCTGATGCTCTGTGAAATTGGTTTCGGAGCATGTTTTTTATTACAA GATCACGTAGCTGCTACGTTTGGCGCTGGACTAGGATTCGCGTGCGTGGTCGATGTCGGAGATCAGAAAACGTCAGTTTCATGCGTGgaagatggaatttctcacagaAATACCAGAGTACGAATGGATTACGGCGGTGGAGACATCACGCAAACGTTTTTCTGGTTGCTACAGAAATGCGCGTTTCCTTATAAAGCATGCGATCCGTCGAATAAATTGGATGCTTTGCTATTGAATCAGCTGAAGAAAGACTTTTGTCACGTTGATCTGAACGTGTGCGGTTCTCAAGAGAAGACGTTTGTCGTTCGAAAACCAAAGCAACAAACCGAGAGGTACACCCTTCAAGTTGGGGACGAGTGCTTGGTCGCGCCGTTGAGCTTGTTTCAACCGGAATTATTTAAAGTTTCCGGAACGCATAACGTGCACGTACAAAGGAGATCGATGGGCGATCCGGAAGATCCGCACGACGAAAATTACCTACGGGAAACAAGC AGAAGGGGCATAAAAGAAAATCTCGAACAAACGTCCGAGATGCAAGAAGAAACAATCGCACCGACTGTAGCAGGGGAAGAGGAAGTAGTCGTGGACGCGGTGGATTCAGCACCGATCACCTTATCGAATCGTGACATCGATGCTCCGCGAGACTTTGTAGTAGGTCCGCAGCAACTGTTGGGTCTCGATCATGCCGTGCTTCAAAGCATCGATCGCTGTC CCACGGACGATCTGAAAAGGAAAATGTACAGTTGCGTGCTCGTCGTTGGCTCGGGTATGAAGTTCCAAGGTATCGGTATGTGGCTACACAATCGGATTTCCCTTCAAATCCCTTACATGTACAGAGCCG AACAATTAGATATTATAACGCAACCGAAAGAGATGGATCCTGGTATGACAGCGTGGAAAGGAGCAGCGATATTAAGTTGCTTAGAGTCCGCTCAAGAGTTATGGATCGGTCGGCAAGAATGGGAACGAACCGGTGTCAGAGTATTGAGAGAGAGAGCACCGTTCATGTGGTGA
- the Mrps22 gene encoding mitochondrial ribosomal protein S22 produces the protein MFSRINLPLRRFNCKRPSWNCRFCSSTVPEAKDEKDPAGIFFDQYVQQLLTTLTRVDNQKVFAARRDGTRLTVPKFQFMTEEELQEARAEIGAKARGRIQMPPVVKPRSEEVQVLSDDPALESFLDSNIVFTDISVNGNNKERLIVVREPNGLLRHALPNERHRMNQVYFPIRGREVHTPQMFYNPYLNDLLKREEFEFILDRACLQFEPDDPEYHRVTKEVYSYLNRLKKFNVLRSTRHFGPFAFHLAWEKEIDALLVDLLKIEDLEEAVALIQLYHRIHPEAESAKEAILNDIDLIRVYAELESTERHMITRAIEVHQALRNQKEKVQEGVMKAHGFVDENIEQT, from the exons ATGTTTAGTCGAATAAATTTGCCTTTAAGGCGTTTTAATTGCAAACGTCCCAGCTGGAACTGTCGTTTCTGTTCGTCAACGGTTCCGGAAGCGA AAGACGAAAAGGATCCGGCAGGTATATTCTTCGACCAATACGTGCAACAGTTATTGACCACCCTGACACGCGTGGATAATCAGAAGGTGTTTGCCGCGCGTAGAGATGGAACACGTTTGACCGTTCCAAAGTTTCAGTTTATGACAGAGGAGGAGTTGCAAGAGGCACGAGCGGAAATTGGAGCGAAAGCAAGAGGACGCATTCAAATGCCGCCTGTGGTTAAACCGAGATCGGAGGAGGTCCAAGTGTTATCCGATGATCCTGCCCTGGAAAGTTTCTTGGATAGCAACATAGTCTTCACCGACATATCCGTTAACGGTAACAATAAAGAGAGGTTGATCGTTGTTCGAGAGCCAAACGGCTTATTGAGACACGCGTTACCCAATGAGAGACATCGAATGAATCAAGTATATTTCCCTATACGAGGCAGAGAGGTGCATACACCACAGATGTTTTACAATCCGTATCTGAAC gatTTACTGAAACGGGAGGAATTCGAATTCATCTTAGATCGCGCCTGCCTACAATTCGAACCGGACGATCCAGAGTATCATAGGGTCACCAAAGAGGTGTACTCGTACTTGAATAGATTGAAGAAATTCAACGTGCTACGATCCACCAGGCATTTCGGCCCGTTTGCGTTCCATCTTGCTTGGGAGAAGGAGATAGATGCGTTATTGGTGGATCTGCTGAAGATCGAGGACCTCGAGGAGGCTGTGGCGTTGATACAACTTTATCACAGGATCCATCCAGAGGCTGAATCCGCCAAGGAAGCGATATTGAACGATATAGACTTGATCAGAGTTTACGCGGAACTGGAATCCACGGAAAGGCACATGATCACGCGTGCCATCGAGGTACACCAAGCGCTACGTAACCAGAAGGAGAAGGTGCAAGAGGGTGTAATGAAAGCGCACGGGTTCGTCGACGAGAATATCGAACAAACTTGA
- the LOC143427073 gene encoding uncharacterized protein LOC143427073: MEYTLEDAYETLQAVLKDREEEMENLTISIANNGPVAFNKSCDSQQFRKKRQKFCDNLTDRIRLDELKDYPVPGTSDLHVQVLTELEEEVENVQQLFDKLNAVLLDVKNNISYLRNKQKGLEKMKEAYLNTAEMVANTTYEKELVVTKRIFRGIKTDLHMVVDKLFPDNQNFKTFLGELTLAYTKGGDDTYVDVSPQDLLFVNFLVEAGIVAYHRNDKTKVRLMDML; encoded by the exons ATGGAATACACCTTAGAGGACGCTTACGAAACTCTTCAAGCTGTTCTGAAGGATCGAGAAGAAGAAATGGAAAATTTAACGATTTCAATAGCGAACAACGGTCCAGTGGCGTTTAACAAGAGCTGCGATTCGCAACAGTTCCgaaagaaacgacagaaattctGCGACAATCTAACAGATCGGATTCGTCTCGATGAATTGAAGGATTATCCGGTGCCTGGAACGTCCGATCTCCACGTTCAAGTTTTAACGGAACTCGAAGAAGAAGTGGAAAACGTTCAACAACTTTTCGATAAACTGAACGCGGTACTCTTGGACGTTAAGAACAACATATCCTA CTTGAGAAATAAACAgaaaggtttggagaaaatgaAAGAAGCTTATTTGAACACAGCCGAAATGGTAGCGAATACCACCTATGAGAAAGAATTGGTTGTAACGAAACGCATATTTCGGGGTATAAAAACAGATTTG CACATGGTAGTGGACAAATTGTTTCCAGATAATCAGAATTTCAAAACATTTTTAGGG GAACTAACATTGGCGTACACGAAAGGTGGGGACGACACGTACGTGGACGTCAGCCCTCAGGATTTATTGTTTGTGAATTTCTTGGTCGAGGCTGGCATAGTCGCGTACCATAGAAACGACAAAACTAAAGTTAGGTTAATGGATATGTTGTAG
- the Arp8 gene encoding actin-related protein 8 isoform X1, whose amino-acid sequence MPVFQESCAEQIQAQTIVIIHPGSMYLRMGRASDLNPCTILNAIARRRLAGGLEYKDSLLPPAVSRTKELTQAMEESRLQVSHTLQSCLQSDGRRRYATPPQQIAAFNRRSNAEISSPCSVEWIKTDKDVVVGDDVLSLNPDDNFNVHFPYRRGELNIHSGPGGSLRSVMADLKTIWEYVLTEKMDIPLRDLKHYRAVLIIPDIYNRQYLKELTTLMLCEIGFGACFLLQDHVAATFGAGLGFACVVDVGDQKTSVSCVEDGISHRNTRVRMDYGGGDITQTFFWLLQKCAFPYKACDPSNKLDALLLNQLKKDFCHVDLNVCGSQEKTFVVRKPKQQTERYTLQVGDECLVAPLSLFQPELFKVSGTHNVHVQRRSMGDPEDPHDENYLRETSRRGIKENLEQTSEMQEETIAPTVAGEEEVVVDAVDSAPITLSNRDIDAPRDFVVGPQQLLGLDHAVLQSIDRCPTDDLKRKMYSCVLVVGSGMKFQGIGMWLHNRISLQIPYMYRAEQLDIITQPKEMDPGMTAWKGAAILSCLESAQELWIGRQEWERTGVRVLRERAPFMW is encoded by the exons ATGCCGGTATTTCAAGAGTCGTGTGCCGAG CAAATCCAAGCGCAAACAATCGTTATTATTCACCCTGGATCAATGTACCTCAGGATGGGGAGGGCATCCGACTTGAATCCGTGTACAATCTTAAATGCGATCGCTAGAAGACGTTTAGCCGGGGGGCTGGAATACAAGGACAGTTTGTTGCCACCTGCTGTGTCACGA ACGAAAGAACTGACACAAGCGATGGAGGAATCACGCCTGCAGGTATCGCACACTTTACAATCTTGTCTCCAATCCGACGGGAGAAGGAGATACGCCACGCCGCCTCAACAGATAGCCGCGTTTAATCGTAGATCGAACGCAGAAATATCTTCTCCTTGTAGCGTCGAATGGATAAAAACTGATAAAGATGTTGTGGTCGGAGACGACGTACTGTCGTTAAATCCAGACGATAATTTTAACGTCCATTTCCCGTATAGGAGAGGAGAGCTCAACATACATTCTGGTCCCGGCGGTAGCCTAAGATCCGTTATGGCTGATTTGAAAACTATTTGGGAGTACGTACTTACGGAGAAGATGGACATCCCTTTAAGGGACTTGAAACATTACCGAGCTGTTCTTATAATTCCCGATATTTATAATAGGCAGTATTTGAAAGAGTTGACAACGCTGATGCTCTGTGAAATTGGTTTCGGAGCATGTTTTTTATTACAA GATCACGTAGCTGCTACGTTTGGCGCTGGACTAGGATTCGCGTGCGTGGTCGATGTCGGAGATCAGAAAACGTCAGTTTCATGCGTGgaagatggaatttctcacagaAATACCAGAGTACGAATGGATTACGGCGGTGGAGACATCACGCAAACGTTTTTCTGGTTGCTACAGAAATGCGCGTTTCCTTATAAAGCATGCGATCCGTCGAATAAATTGGATGCTTTGCTATTGAATCAGCTGAAGAAAGACTTTTGTCACGTTGATCTGAACGTGTGCGGTTCTCAAGAGAAGACGTTTGTCGTTCGAAAACCAAAGCAACAAACCGAGAGGTACACCCTTCAAGTTGGGGACGAGTGCTTGGTCGCGCCGTTGAGCTTGTTTCAACCGGAATTATTTAAAGTTTCCGGAACGCATAACGTGCACGTACAAAGGAGATCGATGGGCGATCCGGAAGATCCGCACGACGAAAATTACCTACGGGAAACAAGC AGAAGGGGCATAAAAGAAAATCTCGAACAAACGTCCGAGATGCAAGAAGAAACAATCGCACCGACTGTAGCAGGGGAAGAGGAAGTAGTCGTGGACGCGGTGGATTCAGCACCGATCACCTTATCGAATCGTGACATCGATGCTCCGCGAGACTTTGTAGTAGGTCCGCAGCAACTGTTGGGTCTCGATCATGCCGTGCTTCAAAGCATCGATCGCTGTC CCACGGACGATCTGAAAAGGAAAATGTACAGTTGCGTGCTCGTCGTTGGCTCGGGTATGAAGTTCCAAGGTATCGGTATGTGGCTACACAATCGGATTTCCCTTCAAATCCCTTACATGTACAGAGCCG AACAATTAGATATTATAACGCAACCGAAAGAGATGGATCCTGGTATGACAGCGTGGAAAGGAGCAGCGATATTAAGTTGCTTAGAGTCCGCTCAAGAGTTATGGATCGGTCGGCAAGAATGGGAACGAACCGGTGTCAGAGTATTGAGAGAGAGAGCACCGTTCATGTGGTGA